The Candidatus Dependentiae bacterium DNA segment TTAAAGCCTCTACCTATACCGTCAAGCAATATTTTTAGCCCAACAAGTACACATATTACTGCAATAACTATACCTGGAATACCCATAAAATAGGTATATGAACCAAGTCCAAAAGCCATAAGCGCTACACCTATAGCAACTTTTATTACGTCCACGGAGCCTCCTTTCTTTTTACAATTTATGCTTCTTGCAATCCATCAATAATCAATTTAATGCCACCAATAACTAATGCTAAACCAATAATACCTAGCACAATCATTGGTATAGGTAGTCCTAATGCATCAAGCGCTCCTAAACCTACAAAAGGAACAGAAGAAACTATACCTAAAAGAGCTACACCTATAAGTATCTTAATTATGTTCACTAAAATCCTTTCTTACGTTAATCTAACAGTCGTCTGTATAGTTGTAGCTTATTATACTATAAAAATGCAAGATATCTACGAACAAAAAAAGAGGTGCCGTTAAAGCACCTCTTTTTATACTATTTTTTAATAAATTAACTGTTGTGTGATTTGTGTAATGCACACACTGTATGCAATGCTTCCGTTGCATCAGCATCATCTTTAAAAAGATCCATAAAAGTTCTGTTTTCTAAAAGAAGACTTGGCTCTTTTAATCTTTCTACTTCAGCAATAAGTGATTGAACAATACCTTCTTCTTCAGCTGAAGGTGCAATGGGGCGCCATTGAAGCAATTCTATAAGCATAGCTTCCCATTCTTCTAGCTCTTCAACTTGAGGAACTACAAGAATTTGTTTTACCGCGTCTTGATCAGCTGGTACCACAGGAACTTGACCTTCTTGTACAAGCTCTACTGCTAGATTTTCATTTTCAGGAGCACGATCTTCTACGAGTATTGCAACGGGCTTAGCTCTATTATATAACTTATAAGCAGCCGAACCTGCAATAGCTAAACCTGCTAAAGCTAAAGCTGTTTTGCCTGAACGAGTACCTGACGCAGCTTTTAACCCTTGAGCTCCATCATTTAAAAGTAGCTTTGTTACTTCAGTTAAAGTAACAACTGGTGTAATTTTACGACCTGCTGGTGCAGCATCGTCCATAGCTTGAACACCAAAGGTGCTAGCAGCAACTAATACTAATACTGTTTTCTTTTGAATACCATTCATAATTATTCCTCCATGTTAAATAGTATACTTTCAGTCTACGTATTTAAAATAAAAGTGCAACTGGTCCTATTTTGACTCAATATACCCTTGACGTAGCTCTTCTTGATAAAAGATATATAATCCTGAAAGTACAAATAAAAATGATACAAGCAATGATCCAGGTATACGTTCACCTAAAAATAGCCATCCTAATAAAGCGGCAAAGACAGGACACATAAAGCCAGCAAACGATAAAAATGTTGCTGTATATTTTTTAAGTAAATAACCATACAAATTATAAAATATCAAATTAGCAACTACTACAATAAGTATTGTTGCTTGAATAAAGGGTATCCAATGAGACACAGGGAAAGGATCCCAACATTCAACACATCCAGAAGTAACTAACGCTAGTAGGCCACCAAAAAACATACCTACACCATTGACAAATATTGAAGAATAATCACGCTCTTTTACCAGTTTGCGTACCACTACCCACCCATAGGCACTAAAGACAACTGCTCCAAACGTAATCAGTTTAGGTGTTAACGATTGTAGTAATATGCCTTGGTAAGCCTCATGTATAAACGACGGAATAAGTGAAAAAAACCCAAGACTCAAGCCCAACCATTTTTTGGGTGTCATCTTTTCAGAAAATGCCATATACGAAAACAATGCTGCAATAAAGGGGGATAAATTATAGAGAAAAGCTGATTCTATACTTGATATATCTTTAAGAGCACATGCATCACACACATAAGTTAAATAAATATGAAATAAAATTACTTGCGCAAACAGCAACCAATCCCGTTTTATATAATAGCTTATTTTATGTTCGAGCAGCCTAGGATTTTTAAGTAAACAATAGGCATTAAGCAGTAACCCTGCAGCAAGCATACGTACAGCAACAAAAAAAAGTGGTTGGGTATAAGCTAGAGCCCATTTGCTAATGGTGAACATACTAGCGCATACCATATAAAGAAAAACAACAAGAATCATAAGTATAATTTCGTAGCTATAAAAATAGATTAAATAGGTGTGGTTTCTTCTGCTTTATAAAAGATATAAAAACCAATAAACATAATAGACATTGAGATATAAAACGTTGTAGGAACACGATAACCAAAAAACAACCAATCAAATATGGCTGTCACTATAGGAGTTATAAATCCAGTAAACGAAAGAAAAGTAATCGTATACTTTTTAAGTAATTCTATATACATAGTGTTACATATAAGATTAGAAACTACTATAAGACCACCCGTAGTTATTAAAAACCACGGTACATTAGTAACAGGCA contains these protein-coding regions:
- a CDS encoding DMT family transporter, with amino-acid sequence MILVVFLYMVCASMFTISKWALAYTQPLFFVAVRMLAAGLLLNAYCLLKNPRLLEHKISYYIKRDWLLFAQVILFHIYLTYVCDACALKDISSIESAFLYNLSPFIAALFSYMAFSEKMTPKKWLGLSLGFFSLIPSFIHEAYQGILLQSLTPKLITFGAVVFSAYGWVVVRKLVKERDYSSIFVNGVGMFFGGLLALVTSGCVECWDPFPVSHWIPFIQATILIVVVANLIFYNLYGYLLKKYTATFLSFAGFMCPVFAALLGWLFLGERIPGSLLVSFLFVLSGLYIFYQEELRQGYIESK